The Sphingopyxis fribergensis genome contains a region encoding:
- a CDS encoding 2-dehydro-3-deoxygalactonokinase: MVSGSASFIAVDWGTTNRRIFRFDGGAVAHTEHDDRGAASVTDFAGEVAAIRERFGDLPMLLAGMVGSTVGWRVVPYVAALAGVDDLVAGLGWIDDRTAIVPGVSCSKNGRGDVMRGEEVQLLGAVAGWMVPPDALLAQPGTHCKWATMTGGRIAGFTTAMTGELFALLRGHSLLAGSLTADVTDSEAFREGLAEGARRDLAASLFGIRAASVLGLRDDADAASFASGVLIGADVAARMDDCAFEQVHILADAALGDLYAAAVAATGREPVIVDSHSAFARGILAIGDKAL, from the coding sequence GTGGTGAGTGGGTCCGCATCCTTTATCGCCGTCGACTGGGGCACGACCAACCGGCGCATCTTCCGGTTCGACGGCGGCGCGGTCGCGCATACCGAACACGACGACCGCGGCGCCGCGTCGGTCACCGACTTCGCGGGCGAGGTCGCGGCGATCCGCGAACGGTTCGGCGATCTGCCGATGCTGCTCGCCGGCATGGTCGGTTCGACCGTCGGCTGGCGCGTCGTACCCTATGTCGCGGCGCTGGCGGGGGTCGACGATCTGGTAGCGGGACTCGGCTGGATCGATGATCGTACCGCGATCGTGCCGGGCGTTTCCTGTTCGAAGAATGGCCGCGGCGATGTGATGCGCGGCGAGGAAGTGCAGTTGCTCGGCGCGGTGGCGGGCTGGATGGTGCCCCCCGACGCGCTGCTCGCGCAGCCCGGAACGCATTGTAAATGGGCGACGATGACCGGCGGGCGAATCGCCGGCTTCACCACGGCGATGACGGGCGAGTTGTTCGCGCTGCTGCGCGGGCATAGCCTGCTCGCCGGATCGCTGACCGCCGACGTGACCGACAGCGAGGCGTTTCGCGAAGGGCTCGCCGAGGGGGCACGGCGCGATCTCGCCGCGTCGCTGTTCGGTATCCGTGCGGCGTCGGTGCTCGGCCTGCGCGACGATGCCGATGCGGCCTCCTTTGCAAGCGGCGTGCTGATCGGGGCCGACGTTGCCGCGCGGATGGACGATTGCGCGTTCGAGCAGGTCCATATTCTCGCCGACGCTGCGCTCGGCGATCTTTATGCCGCGGCGGTCGCGGCGACCGGCCGCGAGCCGGTCATCGTCGACAGCCACAGTGCTTTCGCACGCGGCATCCTCGCCATCGGAGACAAAGCTCTATGA
- a CDS encoding 2-dehydro-3-deoxy-6-phosphogalactonate aldolase yields MTHLAAFDAAFARCPLIAILRGVKPDEVEAIGEALVESGFTLVEVPLNSPDPLVSIGRLAERLKGRAVIGAGTVLTVANVAAVQAAGGTMIISPNTNVDVIAATAKTGLVSLPGFATPSDAFAALGAGATALKLFPAEAASPAVLKAMGAVVPAGTRLLPVGGIAPDNMDPWLAAGAAGFGLGSALYRPGLDAAEVAARASAFISALGR; encoded by the coding sequence ATGACCCACCTTGCCGCCTTCGACGCCGCCTTCGCGCGTTGCCCGCTGATCGCGATCCTGCGCGGGGTGAAGCCCGACGAGGTCGAGGCGATCGGCGAGGCGCTGGTCGAATCTGGTTTCACGCTGGTCGAGGTCCCGCTGAACTCGCCCGATCCGTTGGTTAGTATCGGGCGTCTTGCCGAGCGACTGAAAGGGCGCGCGGTGATCGGCGCCGGTACCGTTTTGACGGTCGCGAATGTCGCCGCGGTGCAAGCCGCTGGTGGCACCATGATCATTTCCCCCAACACCAATGTCGATGTAATCGCGGCGACCGCCAAGACGGGCCTTGTGTCGCTGCCCGGCTTTGCGACGCCCAGCGATGCCTTTGCGGCGCTCGGTGCGGGCGCTACCGCGCTGAAGCTCTTTCCCGCCGAGGCGGCGAGCCCGGCAGTGCTCAAGGCGATGGGCGCGGTCGTTCCGGCCGGGACACGGCTGCTGCCCGTCGGCGGCATTGCGCCGGATAATATGGACCCATGGCTCGCGGCGGGCGCTGCGGGCTTTGGATTGGGCTCGGCGCTTTACCGGCCGGGCCTGGATGCGGCCGAGGTCGCCGCGCGCGCAAGCGCATTCATTTCGGCGCTTGGGCGCTGA
- a CDS encoding sulfatase family protein codes for MSQSIRRGLTLASAVLAMAVASATPGHARDAETAPRKPNIVIFLADDLSYADVPNGGDANVRTPALQRLTSEGMTFDRAFVASPACAPSRAALLTGMMPARNGAEANHDRANAAIRKLPSYLQEQGYQVVAFGKVAHYQHTGTYGFDYYANDTFHDHKGIPAAAEWLKERKDKRPLALFVGSNWPHVPWPRTTEGYDPAAMKLPPKTVDTPITRDARARFYAAVTRMDQDLASTMDAVDAVLGKDTFVLYSTDHGTQWPFGKWNLYDTGTRVPMVVRWNGHVKAGTRTDAMVSWVDVLPTLVQLAGGKAPEGIDGISFSSLFGVGTGAAGRKEIFTTHNNDGRVNVYPMRSIRTDRWKYIENLHPDWTYTTHIDLKVMRTDSGAYFPSWRDAAEKDPAAKAIVDSYYTRPAEELYDLQADPDEQVNLAGDRRYAKELAGLRTRLAAWRKAQGDTGKVPVQPRFERGPMEGEGD; via the coding sequence ATGTCGCAATCCATTCGCCGCGGCCTGACGCTCGCATCCGCCGTCCTTGCCATGGCGGTCGCTTCCGCTACCCCCGGCCACGCCCGCGATGCCGAAACCGCGCCGCGCAAGCCCAATATCGTAATATTCCTCGCCGATGACCTGAGCTATGCCGACGTTCCGAACGGCGGCGATGCGAATGTCCGCACCCCCGCGTTGCAGCGGCTGACGTCGGAAGGCATGACGTTCGACCGTGCCTTTGTTGCATCGCCCGCCTGCGCGCCCAGCCGTGCCGCCTTGCTGACCGGCATGATGCCGGCACGCAACGGGGCAGAGGCCAACCACGACCGCGCGAATGCGGCGATCCGCAAGCTTCCCTCCTATCTGCAGGAACAGGGGTATCAGGTCGTCGCCTTCGGCAAGGTCGCGCACTATCAGCACACCGGAACCTATGGTTTCGATTATTATGCGAACGACACCTTCCACGATCACAAGGGCATTCCCGCCGCCGCCGAATGGCTGAAGGAGCGCAAGGACAAGCGCCCGCTGGCGCTGTTCGTGGGCAGCAACTGGCCGCATGTGCCGTGGCCGCGGACGACCGAAGGCTATGATCCCGCGGCGATGAAGCTGCCGCCGAAGACGGTCGACACGCCGATCACCCGCGACGCCCGCGCGCGTTTTTATGCCGCGGTCACGCGGATGGATCAGGATCTCGCATCGACGATGGACGCGGTCGATGCGGTGCTTGGGAAGGACACGTTCGTCCTTTATTCGACCGACCATGGAACACAGTGGCCGTTCGGCAAGTGGAACCTCTATGACACCGGAACGCGCGTGCCGATGGTCGTGCGCTGGAACGGTCATGTGAAGGCGGGAACGCGGACCGACGCGATGGTCAGCTGGGTCGATGTCCTGCCAACGCTCGTGCAACTCGCAGGTGGCAAAGCGCCCGAAGGCATCGACGGCATTTCCTTTTCCAGCCTCTTTGGCGTGGGGACGGGGGCCGCGGGCCGGAAGGAAATTTTCACGACGCACAACAACGACGGCCGGGTGAATGTCTATCCGATGCGCAGCATCCGCACCGACCGCTGGAAATATATCGAGAACCTGCATCCCGACTGGACCTATACGACGCACATCGACTTGAAGGTGATGCGCACGGACTCGGGCGCCTATTTCCCGTCGTGGCGCGACGCGGCCGAAAAAGATCCAGCTGCGAAGGCGATCGTCGACAGCTATTACACTCGTCCTGCCGAAGAACTTTACGACCTTCAGGCCGATCCGGACGAACAGGTCAATCTCGCGGGCGACCGCCGCTATGCCAAGGAACTCGCCGGG